From one Vibrio palustris genomic stretch:
- a CDS encoding NUDIX domain-containing protein: MEIHECVAFMLVNNEQVLLEQRSLLKTIDPGAIAIPAGHIEAGETQGQALLRELEEELTIAPLHYYYLCSLYHPTQELELHHYYVITTWHGNIRAQEADEVMWHALTDAPVAGMADILAIQEYIRLKDTLTIKP, from the coding sequence ATGGAGATTCATGAATGTGTCGCTTTTATGCTCGTCAATAATGAACAAGTTTTACTCGAGCAACGTTCATTACTAAAAACTATCGACCCTGGAGCCATCGCGATACCCGCAGGGCATATCGAAGCCGGAGAAACTCAAGGTCAGGCGTTACTGCGTGAACTGGAAGAAGAGCTCACCATCGCTCCTTTGCACTATTATTATCTCTGTTCACTCTATCACCCGACTCAAGAGCTGGAACTTCATCACTACTATGTGATTACGACTTGGCACGGCAACATTCGCGCGCAAGAAGCAGACGAAGTCATGTGGCATGCGCTTACAGACGCGCCCGTTGCAGGAATGGCCGATATCCTAGCCATTCAAGAATACATACGCCTCAAAGATACGCTTACAATCAA
- a CDS encoding DUF7282 domain-containing protein, with the protein MENTVKKWTKRFALSALLISSSSIAMAAGHMMDVGVYSHDQDVSHGTVTADMIKSETNGWLVVHRTDKNMKPGPVVGYAPLKMGENYDVSAILTEEIESGDMLMLMLHSEAGGKKMGVFEYTLGAKEDGPVRSHGKLVTSVITAK; encoded by the coding sequence GTGGAAAATACTGTGAAAAAATGGACGAAACGCTTTGCACTCAGTGCCTTATTAATTAGCTCGTCGTCAATCGCTATGGCAGCAGGCCACATGATGGATGTGGGTGTATATAGTCATGATCAAGATGTCTCCCATGGGACAGTTACTGCTGATATGATTAAATCGGAAACTAATGGTTGGCTTGTAGTTCACCGTACCGATAAAAATATGAAACCAGGCCCTGTTGTGGGTTACGCGCCACTAAAAATGGGCGAAAACTATGATGTTTCAGCGATATTAACCGAAGAAATTGAAAGCGGAGACATGTTGATGTTGATGCTGCATAGTGAAGCTGGCGGCAAAAAAATGGGTGTCTTTGAATATACATTAGGCGCAAAAGAAGATGGCCCGGTGCGCTCTCATGGTAAACTGGTGACATCCGTGATTACGGCAAAATAG